In one window of Methanosarcina vacuolata Z-761 DNA:
- a CDS encoding L-threonylcarbamoyladenylate synthase, whose translation MIDSTLQKIIIEKEFTPVQAENGSKVNTLVFRVSEENFDSVLERASAIIKRGGTVAFPTETVYGLGADGLNSEAVLKIFEAKKRPPGNPLSLLVHSREDVEKVSKNIPESAFKLMDAFWPGPLTIILEKNEIVPDITSGRLKSIGVRMPDHRVPLELIKRAGTPLAAPSANLSGKPSPSLAAHVISDLTGRIDAILDGGEAAIGLESTVIDMTVEPPVVLRPGAVSLEELESIIGKVKSGYKSGESGDKPDLSEKKAGQKYGHYIPDTKVVLVEGEGKSVSEKLVKLLESYRSEGQKVGLLLSEETSKETAPFFALKNLSPDECLLLGPRADPGVAARKLFEGLRKLDKKGLDVIVADGSFSRSGLGEALINRLREASSMKIVA comes from the coding sequence ATGATTGACTCGACACTACAGAAAATTATAATTGAAAAGGAGTTTACCCCTGTGCAGGCAGAAAACGGAAGTAAAGTAAATACTCTGGTTTTTCGGGTTTCCGAAGAAAATTTTGATTCCGTCCTTGAAAGAGCGTCAGCGATTATCAAGCGTGGTGGGACTGTAGCCTTCCCCACGGAAACGGTCTACGGCCTTGGAGCTGACGGCCTGAACTCAGAGGCAGTCCTGAAGATTTTCGAGGCAAAAAAGCGCCCTCCGGGAAATCCCCTTAGCCTGCTTGTTCATTCAAGAGAAGATGTTGAGAAAGTGTCTAAAAATATTCCCGAAAGCGCTTTCAAGCTAATGGATGCTTTCTGGCCTGGCCCTCTTACGATTATCCTGGAGAAAAACGAGATTGTCCCCGATATTACTTCAGGAAGACTAAAATCAATAGGAGTTCGCATGCCTGACCATAGAGTCCCTCTTGAATTAATAAAGAGAGCAGGCACTCCTCTTGCTGCTCCCAGTGCCAACCTGTCAGGAAAGCCCAGTCCCAGTCTTGCAGCTCATGTCATCTCGGATCTTACAGGCAGGATTGATGCAATTCTTGACGGAGGGGAGGCTGCCATAGGGCTTGAGTCAACTGTAATTGATATGACTGTTGAGCCACCTGTTGTGCTAAGGCCCGGAGCCGTAAGTCTCGAAGAGCTTGAAAGCATTATAGGAAAAGTTAAGTCCGGATACAAAAGCGGCGAATCAGGGGATAAACCGGATCTGTCGGAAAAGAAGGCAGGCCAGAAATATGGGCATTATATTCCTGATACAAAGGTTGTGCTTGTCGAAGGAGAAGGAAAATCTGTTTCGGAAAAGCTTGTCAAATTACTTGAAAGTTACAGGAGCGAAGGGCAGAAAGTTGGGCTTCTTCTCAGTGAGGAAACCAGCAAGGAGACTGCACCTTTCTTTGCTTTAAAAAACCTGAGTCCAGATGAGTGCCTTTTGCTGGGGCCCAGGGCAGATCCGGGCGTAGCTGCCAGGAAACTCTTTGAAGGGCTCAGAAAGCTGGATAAGAAAGGGCTGGATGTAATCGTGGCTGATGGGTCCTTCAGCCGTTCTGGGCTTGGGGAAGCTCTCATCAACCGGCTGAGGGAAGCGTCCTCTATGAAGATTGTTGCTTAA
- the rbcL gene encoding type III ribulose-bisphosphate carboxylase, giving the protein MRRDYIDMDYSPKDTDLVCEFHIEPSAGVNFEEAATHMAGESSIDSWTEIATLSPELAARLKPHVFYVDEDAQTVRVAYSEELFELGSVPQVLSAVAGNIFSMKIVDNLRLQDIAFPKSMLSEFKGPGFGLPGIKELTGVQDRPLIGTIVKPKVGLTSEKHAEVAYNSFAGGCDLVKDDENLTDQKFNRFEKRAELTLKLAEKAESETGERKMYLCNITAPTCKEMIRRMNILKDLGASYAMIDIVPVGWTALQTLREEAEDAGLALHAHRCMHSAYTRNPRHGISMLVVAKLCRLVGLDQLHIGTVVGKMHGEKHEVLSLRDECVLDNVPADESQHVLAQDWGGLKPMFPVASGGLAPTMIPDLYTIFGRDVIMQFGGGIHAHPMGTAAGATACRQALEAALEGVSLQEYAKNHRELELAIDKWLKK; this is encoded by the coding sequence ATGCGAAGAGATTATATAGACATGGACTATAGCCCGAAGGATACTGATCTGGTATGTGAGTTCCATATCGAACCGTCAGCAGGAGTGAATTTTGAGGAAGCTGCAACCCATATGGCAGGGGAAAGCTCTATAGATTCCTGGACTGAAATCGCCACACTCAGTCCCGAACTTGCAGCCAGGCTAAAACCCCATGTTTTTTACGTAGATGAGGATGCACAGACTGTAAGGGTAGCTTACTCGGAAGAACTCTTTGAACTTGGTTCTGTCCCGCAGGTACTCAGTGCGGTTGCAGGAAATATCTTTAGTATGAAAATCGTTGACAATCTCAGACTGCAGGATATAGCTTTCCCGAAGTCAATGCTCTCCGAATTCAAAGGTCCTGGATTCGGGTTGCCAGGAATCAAGGAACTTACAGGTGTGCAGGACAGGCCTCTCATAGGAACTATTGTCAAGCCGAAAGTTGGATTAACCTCTGAAAAACATGCTGAGGTCGCTTACAATTCATTTGCAGGAGGCTGCGACCTTGTTAAAGATGACGAGAACCTTACGGATCAGAAATTTAACAGATTTGAAAAAAGAGCTGAACTTACCCTGAAGCTTGCAGAAAAGGCAGAATCTGAGACCGGAGAGCGTAAAATGTATCTCTGCAACATTACTGCTCCTACCTGTAAGGAAATGATCCGTCGCATGAACATTCTTAAAGACCTGGGTGCCAGCTATGCGATGATCGACATCGTACCTGTGGGCTGGACTGCACTTCAGACCCTGAGGGAAGAAGCAGAAGATGCAGGACTTGCTCTCCATGCCCACCGATGCATGCATTCAGCCTATACCAGGAACCCACGCCATGGGATAAGCATGCTTGTCGTTGCCAAGCTCTGCAGATTGGTCGGGCTTGATCAGCTTCACATTGGTACTGTAGTAGGGAAAATGCACGGAGAAAAACACGAGGTTCTATCTCTCCGTGATGAGTGTGTGTTAGACAATGTGCCTGCGGATGAAAGCCAGCACGTCCTTGCCCAGGACTGGGGAGGGTTGAAGCCTATGTTCCCGGTTGCTTCCGGAGGGCTTGCCCCTACTATGATTCCTGACCTGTACACTATCTTCGGAAGGGATGTTATTATGCAATTCGGTGGCGGAATTCACGCCCATCCAATGGGCACGGCAGCCGGAGCCACTGCTTGCAGGCAGGCACTCGAAGCAGCTCTTGAGGGAGTTAGCCTGCAGGAATATGCGAAAAACCACAGAGAACTTGAACTTGCCATCGATAAGTGGCTGAAGAAATAA
- a CDS encoding DUF1646 family protein — protein sequence MALEPGILAGFLVIFLAVLLGPFKIHVIEENLEPFLLVCGIAAMTLSGFVEIPGNETGWRMEIIEEAFTAPLHVGDIFGIPIGIFQIVLVVGLIIYKWHAPIHKIIRKLTDMLSVKVLGFLLIVILGLFSSVMSAILASIILVEVVNAMPLSRKSKIDLTIIACFSIGLGAALTPLGEPLSTIAISKLSGAPYHADFMFLFNMLGKYIIPGILAYGIIGMFFLGKVDPKDQGMKASEYNETVKDVVMRAVKVYVFIMALTFLGDGFKPLILEYFIKIPSGILYWVNMVSAILDNATLAAAEIGPALSEVQIKSILMGLLIAGGMLIPGNIPNIISAGKLGINSKEWAKLGLPLGLISMAIYFAVIFVLGF from the coding sequence ATGGCTCTTGAACCAGGAATTTTAGCTGGGTTTCTTGTAATATTCTTAGCCGTGTTACTCGGCCCTTTTAAAATACACGTTATTGAGGAAAATCTGGAACCATTTCTGCTTGTGTGTGGAATAGCAGCAATGACTCTTTCAGGTTTTGTCGAAATCCCGGGTAATGAGACTGGCTGGCGAATGGAAATTATCGAAGAAGCATTTACTGCACCGCTACATGTTGGAGACATATTTGGCATTCCAATCGGCATATTCCAGATAGTGCTTGTCGTCGGCTTGATTATTTATAAATGGCATGCTCCGATTCACAAAATAATTAGAAAATTAACTGATATGCTTTCTGTAAAAGTTTTAGGTTTTCTTCTCATTGTTATTCTTGGTCTGTTTTCCAGTGTGATGTCGGCTATTCTTGCCTCAATTATTCTCGTTGAGGTAGTTAATGCAATGCCTCTATCTCGAAAGTCAAAGATAGACCTTACAATTATTGCGTGTTTCTCCATCGGCCTTGGTGCTGCACTGACCCCCCTTGGAGAACCGCTTTCAACAATTGCTATCTCAAAATTATCCGGTGCACCTTACCATGCAGACTTCATGTTCTTATTCAATATGCTGGGCAAATACATTATTCCTGGTATTCTTGCATATGGCATTATTGGAATGTTCTTCCTTGGAAAAGTTGATCCAAAAGACCAGGGAATGAAAGCATCCGAGTATAACGAGACTGTAAAAGATGTTGTAATGAGAGCTGTAAAAGTTTATGTGTTTATCATGGCTCTTACATTTCTCGGAGATGGTTTCAAACCTCTTATACTTGAATACTTCATTAAAATCCCGTCAGGTATTCTTTACTGGGTGAACATGGTTTCAGCCATCCTTGATAACGCTACCCTTGCAGCTGCTGAGATAGGACCTGCTCTTAGCGAAGTCCAGATAAAGAGTATACTTATGGGTCTCTTAATTGCAGGTGGGATGCTGATCCCGGGAAATATCCCGAACATTATCTCTGCAGGAAAACTTGGTATTAATAGTAAAGAATGGGCAAAGCTTGGATTGCCTCTTGGGCTTATCTCAATGGCTATCTACTTCGCCGTTATATTTGTGCTTGGGTTCTAA
- a CDS encoding DUF1646 family protein — protein MGLEPGILAGFLVIFLAVLLGPFKVKIIEENLEVFLFLCGVATMTISGFVELPGTETGWRPEIIKEALTSPLNSLHIAGIPIGIFQVVLIVGLIIYKWHEPIQKAIGKIASALSVKVLAFILIVILGLFSSVMSAILASIILVEVVNAMPLSRKSKIDLTIIACFSIGLGAALTPLGEPLSTIAISKLSGAPYHAQFNFLMKMLGMYIVPGIFIYGLFGMFVLGKAGMNDPGMKAEEYSETVKDVVMRAVKVYLFIMALTLLGDGFKPIIFEYFAQIPPAILYWVNMVSAILDNATLAAAQIGPTLTEAQIKGILMGLLIAGGMLIPGNIPNIISAGKLGITSKEWAKLGVPVGLVSMAIYFVVIFVLKL, from the coding sequence ATGGGTCTAGAACCAGGAATTTTAGCTGGATTTCTTGTAATATTCCTTGCCGTACTGCTCGGCCCTTTTAAAGTCAAGATTATTGAGGAGAATCTGGAAGTATTTTTGTTCCTATGCGGAGTTGCGACAATGACAATTTCAGGTTTTGTCGAACTCCCGGGTACAGAAACAGGCTGGAGGCCGGAGATAATCAAAGAAGCGTTGACTTCACCGCTGAACTCTTTACATATTGCTGGAATTCCAATCGGCATATTCCAGGTAGTTCTTATAGTTGGTTTAATTATCTATAAATGGCATGAGCCGATTCAAAAAGCAATAGGAAAAATTGCCTCAGCGCTGTCTGTTAAGGTTCTGGCTTTCATTCTCATTGTTATTCTTGGTCTGTTTTCCAGTGTGATGTCGGCTATCCTTGCATCAATCATTCTCGTTGAGGTGGTTAATGCAATGCCTCTGTCACGAAAATCCAAAATAGATCTTACAATTATCGCATGTTTTTCAATTGGACTTGGTGCAGCGCTTACTCCTCTTGGAGAACCTCTCTCCACAATCGCTATCTCTAAATTATCCGGTGCACCTTACCATGCTCAGTTCAATTTCTTAATGAAAATGCTTGGCATGTATATCGTTCCAGGTATCTTTATTTACGGGCTTTTTGGGATGTTCGTCCTTGGAAAAGCTGGTATGAACGACCCTGGAATGAAAGCCGAAGAATACAGCGAAACTGTAAAAGATGTCGTAATGAGGGCTGTTAAAGTCTACTTGTTTATCATGGCTCTCACATTACTGGGAGATGGTTTCAAGCCTATTATCTTTGAATATTTTGCACAAATACCTCCAGCAATACTGTACTGGGTTAACATGGTTTCTGCTATTCTTGATAATGCTACTTTAGCAGCAGCTCAAATAGGACCCACACTTACTGAAGCCCAGATAAAAGGTATCCTTATGGGACTTTTAATTGCTGGCGGAATGTTGATCCCAGGAAATATTCCAAATATTATTTCTGCAGGCAAACTGGGTATAACAAGCAAAGAATGGGCGAAGCTTGGAGTGCCTGTTGGGCTTGTCTCAATGGCTATCTATTTCGTCGTCATCTTTGTGCTGAAACTCTAA